The Monodelphis domestica isolate mMonDom1 chromosome 5, mMonDom1.pri, whole genome shotgun sequence DNA segment AAACCCAGAATTAATGTCATCAGGAAAGAGAACTTTATAACAAGAGACATTTCAAAATCAAACCACAGCAATCTAAGTAGCCAGGCCATTGCAGAGAAAGAGGGGAATCTTTATTTATacctttggggcagctagatggtgtggTGGATAGATTGCGGGACCCGGTGTCAGAAAGTCTTGAACtaaaatccagctttagacacttactaactgtgtagtcctagggaagtcacttaaaccctgtcTGCCTGGgctttcttcaactgtaaaatggggataataacagcatcgaCCTCCTAAGGTTGACATGAGACTGGATGAAATAATATCCAGGAAGAGTACTTAGCATAATCCCTGTCCcatagtaggtgccatataaagtcttattcccttcccataacttgaagaaaaagatatagaaatagaaatttgaGGTGCTGAGTTAGTTTATCTGGTATAACAGAAATTGTAATTTCTCGTCGCCCAAACTAATATGCATTCTATGATGAGCTTTTGAAATATCTCTAAAAATGTCAGATTTCTCTTTGCAAGAGAAACAATTTCTAATCAACCCATCTTCCCAGTCACTGTCACCAGACACTTAGTTTGGAAACCTTGGAATCATCCTTAGCTCCTCTTTCTGCCTCCCCATCCTGTGGATACAACCAGTGGTCAAGTTTTGTTGCTGACGCCTCTCCAACAGCTCTCATATCTTTGGTCCTCTCCACCTATACAACTTGGGCTCtgtttaaagtcctttccaattctagtCAGGCCAATTGCAATTGCCATTTAATTGACCTCCCTTCCTTAAGTCTCTCCCACTCAAGTCTATCCTTGAAACAACTACCAATGTGATAACTAAAGCACAATCGAATTATGCTGTTACTCTGCTTAAAAATCAatatgttgggggcagctgggtagcttagtggattgagagccaggcctagagatgggaggtcctgggttcaaatctgtcctcagacactttccagctgtgtgaccctgggcaagtcacttgaccccattgcctagcccttaccactcttctgccttggaaccaatacacagtattgattccaagatggaaggtaagggtttaaaaaaaatcaatatgttGGGatttagagcagctaggtggctcagtgcatagagagtcaggcttagagatctgaggtcctaggttcaattatggcctcagacacttcctagttaacAATGCCAATTGTCTGGATctcaccactcctctgccttggagccaatatttagtatcaattctaagacagaaggtgaaggttgtttaaaaataattcagtagCTTCTGGAATCAAATATAAGCTCTACTGCCTGAAGGCTGGAGTCCCTGATACGGGGTTCTAGGGGCAAGGTATCTGGCccggagacaggaagactcatcttcttcagttcatatgtgacctcagaccctcacttctttctgttcctcagaCACAGCATTTCATCTCCTATTTCTATCCTTTTCTGTAGTCTGTTTCCCTCATCTCTGAAATGTGTGCACTAAATAATGCTtagtggagaagagagagaggggacagtGAGCAGTTCTAATAACTTGGGTAAGCAGGAAAAGCCTTGTGTAGGAGCCGACATTCATACTGATCCTTGCAGACTGATAGGGGTtccaagaagggaaagagaaccaTTCTCAGCAAAAGGGAAGCCCAATGCAAAGACTCAGAAGGAGAAGGTGGAAAAATGCCTTGCCTTCCGTgagccttcattttctcatctatgaaacaaTGCAGTAAAAGTACCTGATATCTAAggcttcctttcagctctaaaaatttatattataactcagtggaattgcgcattggctatgggaagggtggggggagaggagggagggaaagaatatgattcttgtaaccaaggaataatgttctaaattgactaagtaaaataaaaaataattaaaaaatgacaagaatTTATATTAAAAGATCTTAGATCTAGTGCTAGTAGAGACCACAGAGGATACTTGGTCCAATCCTATCCTTTCACAAATGGCTCTATAAAGTAGGGAGACAGTTAAGTATATGTACATGGAATGGATAGcctcaatcatttattaaaaatgaaaatctcaTTCAGAATAAtactttggaaaaggaaaaggaactattCCCCACTCATTCCTCTGAGCTTCAGCAATTGAGAGAATGAATTTCCATCTCCAAACTCACCAGCCACTGAATTCTTTGTCATTTGTCCATCGCCATTCTTGGTTTGTTTCATTTCTCAGGCCAATCCAGTGCTCAACACTCCCCGCATATCGTTGGAGaaaaatcttgaaggaaacaCACGGGAAGCCACTGTCATATATTTCCTCTTCCATGTAAGTGTGGAGTTGAGAAGTTGATTGATTTCATATGAAATCCTCCCCCCCAAAGGCTAGAATGAGCTTTTTGATGTATATGCTATGAACATCAGACCAGTACCTTTTGCAATCATGATGATGACAAAGGGCAGTTAATTCTTATTTGGGATCCATATTATTGAGCTATTTACTGTAATGAGGATCATGAAAGTCAAGCAGAATTTGAAGATATTTACTGCCTGATCAATGCCCATTGAACCCTATTGTATTTGACTAACTCTTCCTAACCTGAGGACACAGCAAATACCTAGAAATTCGGGACATGAAGCCATAGGGAAAATTATGAAGCAAAGTTTGCCTTTGATGAGTCCATTTTTCCCATTCCAGCTTCTTCCCTGAtattttttagaacccttacctcctgtcttagaatcaatactgggtatcagTTCCCAGGTAGAAgatcagcaagggctagacaattaggttaagtgacttgcccagggtcacagagctaggatgtgtcagaggtcagatttgaatccagaacctccttaTCTGCAGTCCttgttctctctccactgagccacccactcCTTTatttcaattaacatttattaagcatctactatgtgctgagTATCATGATAATACCCtggattacaaagaaaggcaaaaacaaaacaataataacataacaataataaaataataaataataaaattaaaatagtcaTTGCTTTCAAGGAGCCCACAAtccaatggagaaaaaaatacaaataatatgcaATATCTCCCCTCAAAGGAAAGCTATGAAGATCCACAAACTagaacaattaaagaaaaaaaaaggcaaaactccTAACATCTTAAAATACCAATTTTCATATAGCAAAGTCTTACCAGATCCTCCATAGAGGCAATCTGGGCAAGAGTTGAGTCATGGAACGAGCAGGCATATTGGCTGGTGGACCAGTTCCCTGTAGTGTTGGAAAAGATGTAACAATTGCCTTGATATCCAATCCAGGAATCTGGGCATGAGGAGACAGGAGGAGCCAGGGGCATGGATGTCATCAGTGGGTATGTATTTTCCTTGGTGTATATTCCAGGACAATTGTATTGGCCCACTGCAAATGAAATCATTCAGTATTTTAAGTCATAATACAGATCTCAATGAACCCACGGTCTGTGCCCTATACTAAATGATAAAATGAGGAATAGGTTTGCTGAGAGTATTTCCTCACTGGAGAATAACCCCCTACCCAGTGGCATAAAGAAGGTTATTTCCCTGAGCCCCAAATATAATGTTCATCATAGGGTCAAATAGGGTGTTCTCTGTAATGTCTCTGACCAAGGATGCCAGAGAGTAAATGGGCAAAGGAAAAGGTTGAACATTTAGTTTTTCCAACCTCAAACAGCCTTCCCTGGCCACCTAGAGCCCTTCCCTCTGGGAGGAGGTAATTTTCTTGAGTACAAAGAATATCTTTTTGTATTCATATACACAGAATTTAGCCCAATGCTTAACAATAATTAATATACCCTTAATAAAAGTTTTGAATCATCTATCCAATCATTCACCAAAACAACGCATTCCCCAACCATTCTGGATTAACTAGACAGTTGCTGTAGGTAAGGGGCTATAACTGAATCCAAGGAGAGCTCACTCACCtgacaaagaaattaaagctatgaTCAAAGTAACAATAAAGACGACAGTGAGAACAGCACATGGAATAGGGCACTGTAGGTGGCCATCTGACTCGGGGGTCATCATGGAATTTCTGTTCTGGCctgaaagaaaggaaatcaaTGATCAGTCAAGTCCTGAAAGGGATTCATGTTTTGGGCATCTATCTACAAGTCACTGATAAACAAAAATGCCTCCTATGGCTTCTGGCCTAATTAgttgatttatttatctgtattttGTTGTCTTGGATTGAAGAGATTCTTGAAAAAGTCATTTGGATGAAAATAAAAGAGACTCAGACAAGACTAATTTATTATTCATGCTTTGGGTAGATCCATAAACTCTAGATTGGctacattttttattcttttggtaaaAATTGAGGAGgttctcttttaaaatcaaatctaggtggctcagtggattgaaagccaggtctggagatttGAAGTCCTAGCCTTagatacacttcctagctgtgtgaccctgggcaagtcacttaatccccattgcttagtctttacctcttttctgtcttggaatcaatatctagtattgattccaaga contains these protein-coding regions:
- the LOC100019309 gene encoding early activation antigen CD69-like, which encodes MREELSGTENSPLHLERGTQSQNRNSMMTPESDGHLQCPIPCAVLTVVFIVTLIIALISLSVGQYNCPGIYTKENTYPLMTSMPLAPPVSSCPDSWIGYQGNCYIFSNTTGNWSTSQYACSFHDSTLAQIASMEDLIFLQRYAGSVEHWIGLRNETNQEWRWTNDKEFSGWFNLTGNGNCAYLRNTEVSSANCQEDLHWICSKPTKH